The genomic region TATTGTCCAAGTCATTTCGAGCATTAATTCTTCCTAAAATTGTTCAAAGAAAACTAAACTTTTTAATTTCTCCTAGGGAACACCATGCAGGTCGATAAAAATGTAAACAAGACACTGAGTGTAGGGGTCAACCGCCACCTCTAGGTCCTCCAGCTTGTCCTACCAATCGAGGGCTACCTGAGGCTCACCTAGTCCAACTCGATCGAGTCCTCATAATGTGATTGAGCCACAACGAAGCCTCTAGCTCATGGACATGGCCAGGGATGCGGGCTACCCGAGTGGTCGGTGTAGCCATATCATCCGACTGCACCACCTAAGGCTTTGTTCGGATGACAGGGGTTAAATCCCCAAGGGTATCTTATCTAGGGAGGGATTGAGTGGATCCCTCCCATGACATTTAATCCCTTTGGGGGTttaatccctctccctctctaatCCCTCTCTTGGAAACATGTGTTCGGTTAATGCAGGGATTGCAACCCTATGGTTACTCAAGTTTAAACATAAAACATAtcactatattctctccaaaaaatAAACATAACAGCCATACAATTCCCAATACATATGATCAATCTTTGTTCTAATTATACACAGATTGCCAAATAAAAAATCTGAAATCGAAAATGTTCAACATTCAGCAAAGATTAGATATGCTAGAACAACACATAATGTGTATCAACCGGCATGTGTAACATCAAGTGCTACAAACATCAAGCATAAAGATGCATCAACTGGCAGGTTGTGAATTTATTTCCTCTTTCTCTGATTGCTTTCTCCTCCCTATAACACCATGAAACGAGTGCATGAATATGTACAATAAACCAAAGTAGATTGCAACAAAAAAAGTGTATGAGGCAATAATACAATAATGAATGGTCCTATAATATAATGGACATATAGCTATTTTTCGAGTGTACAAGTAGTAGTAGAAAAATGAAGAAAAATCATGAGTAGGTTAATGAACAATTTGCTACACTCATTTGTGGATAATCCTGCCAGAGAAATCGTCCTAAATTACTGCAAGCTTTAGTAGTGCAACAATGCCAATATGCTATGCACCCAACACATATTATCAAGAAAACATATTATCTGAATCAATCGAGAGTTTTTTGGGATGCAGAAGCACATATTAGAAACTCAAGAACATTACATGTTGTATTTTATTGATTTTTTTCATGCCTTATGCACAAGTACATTGGACTGGTCCTTGGTTCGGTTACTTGCTTGGCCATGCTAGGTGGTTGAAGGGACAAGGGATCTCAACAAGTAATCGACTACAAAAATGAGTGTAGTTTTGGCAACTTGCAGTAAAATGTAAAATTATCATCCTCCCTTAAACAGAAGTCGATGTTGAACGACGTTACACCTGCTTGCATCCACAGGCCAATGGTTAGTGGTGATCTATGAACTCCGAACATAAGTTTCAGATCCTGAAGAAATACAGTAGTAGCTGCTAGGCTCACCTTCCATCTTGGAGAGGTGCTTCTTGACTTTCCTGGCGCATGCTTTGCAGTGCATGGATACCTTGAGCACAACCACCTGCTAAGATGCCAATGCATGCTTTTCTTAGGCGAATCTAGCAGGAGCCATATGTTTGCTTCACAGGTACTACTGAACTAAACGAGACGAATCCGCAGGCTTGAAACCTAAGATGCGCCTTTGTTTACATGTTATTGTTTAAAAAAAATCAGAGGTGCTATGCTTATCAAGTTCTGATAACGATCCTGTAATCCATAAAGCTACGATTTTTCTATCACATAATCTCAAAGCCCCCACGCTGATATGATTGTTGTCACTGATCACATCATCTCACTTTTGATTTCTCTTATCATTTTCTAATCAAGAAGAGTAGGGCCAAAAGTTaaaaataacaataataaaagGAATCACACAAGTACTGCACGCTAGTCATAACTCGTACTAGTGAGTATTCAGTAACTTCACCTGCTCTTGCGCCTGCGCGCTCTTCGCATCAGCAGCTTCACCTGCTTCCTCCCGCTTGGGCTTGCTGTCGACGGCCGgggcagactccacctcctggatCTCCTCGGTGGCGGCGAAGCGGCCGGTCAGCAAGTAGCGGGACGAGCCAGCCGGGCTGACGAAGCCACCGGCGTTTCCGACAACGACAGCCTTTCGCTGCTGCTCCTCCTCCTGCTGccaccctttcttgtcgtcgtgccGGTGTGTCCTGGGCACGACAGGGACGTGAGACATGGGGCTGGCACTGGCAATGGCTTTGTGTGGCTGGACCATCGGCTGCCGCTCCAGATACTCTGGATCCAAGAAGAGAAGCAAGAACAAAACCAAGAACCCTAAATGCCCTAGATACAACATAAGCAAAAGGGATTGAAGAAGAATATTGGTGAGAACAACATCAACTACTAGTGAGAAAAGGGCGGCGGAGGCTGACGGACGTGCGTTCGTGGGGAAATCTCCCACGCCATCGGGGCCGGGTTCATTTCCCGGGTCGGGGCGATAGGTTTTTGTTGGGATGGATGGTGCTCAAAACCATGCGTGGGCTAACCGAACACAACTTTTGTTCCAGGCTAGGATTAAATCCAAGCAAGGTTGTTCCACGTGGATCCGCCCACGACCCCGGCAGGGAATGGgctaaacgaacaagccctaaagctGGTCGTAGGCGGCATCAATGGCCCTATACAGACTAATGTGCTAAGCATTGAGCACCTCCATGTGGCTCTTGACCATGGAAAAATCGCCCTCCATCGAGGCAAGCTGTCCGAGAGCTCTGTTCGACAAAACAATGGTCTGGAGCTCCATCAAAAACAGACATAGAGGATGAGTCGGGGTGATAAATAGGGGGTTACCATCAACTGAAGCCCTTAGCAGGTCCTCCACGTTGCCCCGACGCACAACTTCGGCCTCCAAAGTTTGGACCTAGGCACTGGCCTATCCAAGGCCAGCCAACAACAGTGCCGACGAGGCAGTGCCCTCATCCTTTGCCTTTTGGCTTTTGCTCCACCTCAGCCTGTGTTTCCACAACCTCCGCTTGAGCCAGGGCTGCGGCGACTGCCTTCTCGGCAGCCTTGGTCCCGCGCCTGGTCTTCCTTCGCCCTGGTGGTGAGGTTGCGAAAGGCCTCCTTGACGATCGCAGCGACCCTATCTTCCTTGGCCTCGAGCTCCCGGCTGAGCTGCTCCCAAGTCTGCTTCTGCTGGTGAAGGAACATGGATTTCTCGACATTCCTCTCCACGAGTGACTGAACTAGCGAAAAGGTGTGAACATTAGAGGACAAGGAAGAGGAACATGAGCTATCAAAAAAATAAACAAAACTCACTCCAAACGGGCCACCGGCTTCAcagtgtaggattacggggaggctacactagcgcaaaacaaaattttcaaccccataataccaagaactactgcggttataggtcatggaattaccactagacgcgcagagcagcggaagacgtctcgatgtagacgaacgcgtcgagcagtgccgtgcagttgccggcgtccttcacgtcctcgcacggtccgTCCAAGTGCtctagatgcagcacctccgaggtatccacacgtacagggaggaagcgccgcgtaccgaactgctaggttcgcgacggcggcttggcgagggtgagaggtgggcggcggctgttagttcgctggtggcgaattaggttatctcttaaccgcgcccccgcccctcattatataggcgttatggtgggcttctgacgccgaggcccatcattaaccctaaagcccagtctaatttcggatctaatccgaattaggcttccttccccttaagtgtgtgaccctataggttcacgtacaaatagacatagcccgagtactcttacttggcccaataattgacagcggcctctagcaagacatgtcaactcctatgtgtacgtaaagatcatatcagacgaaccattgcgacattaagtacatgttgttccctttgtctcacgatatttggtctggctctaagctgacctctctttctcgatactgtgaattggaatcctttcaatggttaactcttaaccctagcacggccatgcatttcttgatccaatcactcgaggggcccagagatatctctctcacaaagagagggacaaattccatcttgactgaccatgcctcatagcatgcttcctgacaaacccaaaactacctttataactacccagttacgggatagcgtttgatagtccctaagtaagtcaattcacatcttgagaacatgcgacaatctcaggtctaaggatacagtattcatgttgcaagaagagaactatattacaatatctcacgttgggtcggtccagcctcatgtcatacatgcgcccacattattaatttaacatctccatgttcatgacttgtgaaatgtagtcatcaactaatacatgtgctagtcatcgactctgactagggacatcatttagaataaccatataagtaaagaatctcacaaacaattcacataattgctaatcaatacaaggtgccttccatggatattcaattaagcaatatatatatcatggatacaaagaaatatgctcatctctatgattatctctagggcatatttctaacagtctcccacttgcactagagttaatctagaagatatctaatacccatagatctcacgtgtgcctcatgcttaggttgtggaagaggttttgtcaaaggatcagcaacattcaaatcggtatgtattttgcatatctttatctcaccccgcctaatgaattcccgtatgaggtgaaacttccgcagtacgtgtttgtttttctggtggttccttggctccttagcttgcgcaatagccccattgttgtcacagtagaggttcaatgggctagatgcattaggaaacacaccaagctcgatgaggaacttccttatccaaacaccttccttcgcagattcagaagctgcaatgtactcggcttctgttgtagaatcagtcacagtctcctgtttggaactcttccaactaacagcaccaccatttattgtgaacacaaaacctgattgcgattttaactcgtctgggtcagtttggaagctagcatcggtgtaaccagttacaacgagctcctccttacccccatataccaggaacatttctttagtccttcttaagtacttaagaatgccttttaccgctgtccagtgatcctcacctggatcagcctggtatctactcgtagcacttatagcgtatgaaacatctgggcgtgtacttatcatggcatacatgattgaaccaattgctgaggcgtatggtaccttacacatgcgctcccgctcattagccgttgcaggacattgcatctggctaaggtgtttaccatgtgacataggtatgaaccctttcttggactgttccatgttgaaccgtttcaaaaccttgtcaatgtacgtatcttgacttaatcctataagcctcttcgacctatctctatagatccttatgcccaaaatatatgctgcttcccctaagtccttcatagaaaaactctttttcagtgaagccttgacggactccagcataggaatgtcattcccaatcaataatatgtcatccacatataagATCAGAaaaacaacagcgctcccactttccttcttgtaaacacaagcttcttcttcattctgatgaaaaccaagccctttgatcacttcatcaaaacgaatgttccaactccgagatgcttgcttcaacccataaatggatttctgaagtttgcatatctttccagcattgatcggatcgacaaaaccctcgggctgtatcatatacacgtcctcatctaggtttccatttaggaaagctgttttgacatccatctgccaaatctcataatcgaaatatgcggcaatagctagaatgatccgaatagatttaagcatcgctactggcgagaatgtctcgtcatagtcaactccttgaacttgtcgaaaaccctttgcaacaagtcgagccttatagatgtgaacatttccatccatgtctttcttcttcttatagatccatttgcattctataggtctaacaccatcaggcgggtcaaccaagttccaaacttgattttctcccatggaatctatctcggatctcatggcgacatgccatttctcggaatctgggtccatcatcgcttctgaatatgttgcaggttcgtcgttgtctaacaacaacacttccccattgcccaacaatagcacttctcctcgtgcctcgcgaagccttgctgaccttcgtggttgtggtggtgattctcttgccatagacgtctcaacttgttctgctacattagcatcacttgttgaatcttgtcccactggctcatcctgaacttcttcaagatacaccttttgtttacttttctctcttttgagaaactctttctctaagaacacactgttccgggcgacaaacactttgccctctgaccggtggtaaaagtaatatcctaaagtttcctttggatatcccacgaacatgcacttgtccgattttggagtgagtttatccgactgtagtcgcttgacgtaaacctcacaaccccaaatcttcagaaaagacaagctgggagtcttcccagtccacatctcatatggtgtcttaactacggatttagacggtaccctatttagtgtgaaagctgctgtttctagagcgtatccccaaaacgacaaaggtaggtccgactggctcatcattgatcgaaccatatccaataaagtccgattacgtcgctcagacacgccattcctctgaggcgttccaggcggcgtaagctgtggaacaattccacaactctttagatgattgctaaactcataaatcaaatattcaccaccacgatctgatcgcagtgctttaattttcttgtcacgctgattttctacttcattctgaaactctttgaacttttctaaggattcagacttgtgtttcattaagtagacatacccatatctactaaaatcatcagtgaaggttatgaagtattggaatcctcccctagctgtcgtactcattggtccgcacacatcggtatgtatgagttccaataaatctaacgtcctctctggtaaacccgtgaagggcgccttggtcatcttaccaagtaagcaagcttcacatgtctcatatgattcaaaatcaaacgaagttaaaagcccatcagaatgaagcttcttcatgcgattctcacttatatgacccaaacgacagtgccacatgtaggtaggacttaaatcattaggccgaggccttttagcactaatattactgtcggggaccataattaggggtaccctcaagacgcctaattctcagctggtaacccccatcagcataaagctgcaaaggcctgatgggtacgattaagtgagggatcagtccacacgagtgactcgatcacgctccacccgagcctagcctcggccaagggcagccgacctcgagagacttccgtctcgcccgaggcccccttttttacGGCgggcacatcaccggctcgcccgaggccttggcttcgctcagaagcaaccctgactaaatcgccacaccgactgaccaaattgcaggagcatttaacgcaaaggtggcctgacacctttatcctgacgccccccccccccccggcagagccgaaatgactgccgtcactccaccgctcctctgaccagtctgacagaaggacagcgccgcctgcgccactccgactgcggtgccactcgacagagtgagtctgacaggcagtcaggccttgccaaaggcgccacggcgaactccgctccgcccgaccccagggctcggactcgggctaagacccggaagacggcgaactccgctccgcccgaccccagggctcggactcgggctaagacccggaagacggtgaactccgctttgcccgaccccagggctcggactcgggctaagacccggaagacggcgaactccgctccgcccgaccccagggctcggactcgggctaagacccggaagacggcgaactccgctccgcccgaccccagggctcggactcaggctaagacccggaagacggcgaactccgctccgcccgaccccagggctcggactcgggctgagacccggaagacggcgaactccgctccgcccgaccccagggctcggactcgggctaagacccggaagacgacgaaactccgcctcgcccgaccccagagctcggactcgggctaagacccggaagacgacgaaactccgcctcgcccaaccccagggctcggactcgggctaagacccggaagacgacgaaactccgcctcgcccgaccccagggctcggactccgccctggcctcggccgaacgacttccgcctcgcccgaccccatggctcgggctcggcctcggcaacagaggatagactcaacctcggcttcggaggagcccccacgtcaccctgcctagggcacagacccgccacgtcaacaggaagcgccattatcatcctaccccgaatcgactcgggtcacggagaacaagaccggcgtcccatccggccagctccgccggatgggcaatgatggcgctccacaagctctgtgacgacggcggcccccagctctcttacgaaagcagggcgacgtcagcagggactcgaccgctccaacagctgtccctccgccaggctccgtcgcacctccgacagccacgacatcacgccagcaaggtgctaagacctctccggctgccacattggcatgtacctagggcgctagctctctctccgctagacacgtagcactctgctacaccccccattgtacacctggatcctctccttacgactataaaagggaggaccagggccttcttagagaaggttggccgcgcgggaccgaggacgggacaggcgctctcttggggccgctcgcttccctcacccgcgtggacgcttgtaacccccctactgcaagcgcacctgacctgggcgcgggacgaacacgaaggccgcgggacttccacctctctcacgctcgactccggccacctcgcctctccccccttcgcgctcgcccacgcgctcgacccatctgggctggggcacgcagcacactcactcatcggcttagggacccccttgtctagaaacaccgacagttggcacgccaggtaggggcctgctgcgtgctgacaaacagctccccgtcaagctccagatgggcagtctccagcaacctctccggcccggggcggtgcttcgtttcgggactcttgagttcatgtccttcgacggcagctacggcatgatacttcttccaccgccgcgcgacgacgacaatggcggccgacaacccacccgccggcgacggaatcgacgacatcttccccgcgtggtggaagagcaacattcgagctcgctccgttctctccccctccaacggaggaggaggcggggccgtcaaggccaggcgggagaccgcgcttcgttggccgtcgagcgaatcgacgcccccgacgccctgacggaaggcacgccggacgtcgacctcgcgtgcaagacggaggcaagcgccgtccccccgcgacacgccgaccccgaacaagaagacgacgccggtgcgctcgcggaaagcctgcagaacgtcgccctcgtacctgagatgacggtgcaaccagtccccgatgtgactacgtcgctccccgtcgaccaaaaggtaccaactaactcccatcttgcgtcatttcgactcggcctcaacccgccaaacgacctcgttttggcgggcgctctcattgaggtgagtgcaaccccactggggtttcgtatgcggtcgccttgggaccggctgacggacgtctcgacctatgggccctctgggtccgaggaagatgacgatcccagcatctgttgggatttctccggacttggcaaccccagtgccatgcgggacttcatgaccgcatgtgactactgcctctccgactattccgacggaagccgcagccttggcgacgagagctgcggcccaagccgcgaatgtttccacatcgagctaggggatccctccgaaggcaaccatctcagcatgccggaggacggtgatcttcctaggccggtgcctcgcgccgacatcccacgggagctagctgtggtccccgctc from Zea mays cultivar B73 chromosome 6, Zm-B73-REFERENCE-NAM-5.0, whole genome shotgun sequence harbors:
- the LOC103631560 gene encoding uncharacterized protein, with the protein product MFLHQQKQTWEQLSRELEAKEDRVAAIVKEAFRNLTTRAKEDQARDQGCREGSRRSPGSSGGHLGFLVLFLLLFLDPEYLERQPMVQPHKAIASASPMSHVPVVPRTHRHDDKKGWQQEEEQQRKAVVVGNAGGFVSPAGSSRYLLTGRFAATEEIQEVESAPAVDSKPKREEAGEAADAKSAQAQEQVVVLKVSMHCKACARKVKKHLSKMEGVTSFNIDFCLREDDNFTFYCKLPKLHSFL